Sequence from the Desulfofalx alkaliphila DSM 12257 genome:
TAAGAAGGACAAGGCTGACGAGCTAGAGGGGGTGCTAACATGATTAACTACATTTGGTTGGGCATGATTGTTATTAGCATACTTGTGGCCGGGGCCCAGGGCAACATAGAGGTAATAACCAAGGCTGCCTTTGAGGGGGCTGAGGCGGCGGTTAAAGTCAGCTTAAGTTTAATAGCAATTATGACCTTTTGGCTTGGTATGATGAAGCTTGCAGAAGCTGCCGGTTTAGTGAAGGCACTGGCTCGTTTGGTGCAACCGTTTACAGCCTTTTTATTTCCCAGTGTACCCAAAGACCACCCGGCCATGGGCGCCATTGTAATGAATTTGTCTGCAAATATATTGGGTCTGTCTAACGCTGCCACACCAATGGGTTTAATAGCAATGAAGGAACTGCAAAAGCTAAACGGCAATCGCAATACCGCCTCTGATGCCATGTGCACCTTTTTGGCTATTAATACCGCTTGTATTACACTGATACCTACCACCATCATTGGCGTCCGCTTAATGTATGGCTCGCAGGATCCAACGGCCATAGTAGGCACCACAATATTTGCCACCGCCTGTGGCATGACGGTGGCCATCATTGCTGATCGCGTCTATCGGCAGATATATTACTGGCGGTGGAAGTAATATGTATGAACTGATTACCGAAATTTCCCGCTGGGCAGTGCCCTTTGTGCTGCTGCTGGTACCCTTGGCAGCGGCGGTAAAAAAAGTACCGGTGTTTGAAACCTTTGTACAGGGTGCGGAATCGGGCTTTTCCACCGCCATTAAAACAATACCCTTTTTGGTGGCAATGTTGGTGGC
This genomic interval carries:
- a CDS encoding nucleoside recognition domain-containing protein, which encodes MINYIWLGMIVISILVAGAQGNIEVITKAAFEGAEAAVKVSLSLIAIMTFWLGMMKLAEAAGLVKALARLVQPFTAFLFPSVPKDHPAMGAIVMNLSANILGLSNAATPMGLIAMKELQKLNGNRNTASDAMCTFLAINTACITLIPTTIIGVRLMYGSQDPTAIVGTTIFATACGMTVAIIADRVYRQIYYWRWK